DNA sequence from the Chitinophaga flava genome:
ACGGCACCAAAGAAAAAATGAAGGAAATTACCGGCTACTCTGTATACCAGCTCCGCGAACGTTTTCGTCAGCCTATCAAAGAAGGGCTGCTGGCACAAGCCATGCGCAATAAAGTAGTTGAGCCTGTTAAAGTGACACCATCCGAAGTAAAACGCTACTTCGATGCCATCCCTAAAGACAGCCTCCACTTCTATGAGTCTGAACTGGAAATAGGCCAGATCGTCCTCATACCAAAAGCAACCCGCGAAATGGACAACTACGCCATCGAACGCCTCCAGGACTTCAAAAAAAGGGTGCTCAACAAAGAGTCTGATTTCGGCTCCCTCGCCATCCTGTACTCTGAAGACCCCGGCGTAAAAGAAAACAAAGGCGTATATGTCATGAACCGCGGCGACAAACAATGGGATGCCGATTTCATGGCAGCTGCTTTCCGTCTGAAAGAAGGTGAAATATCCTCACCAGTAAAATCCCAGTTCGGATACCACCTGATCCAGATGCTGAAACGCTCCGGCGACAACGTAACCGTACAGCATATCCTGCTGAAAGCTGCGGTAACCAAAGCCGACCTCTCAGCTGCTACCTCCAAGCTGGACTCCATCCGCACCCTGATCGTCAACAATAAAACCACCTTCTCTGAAGCAGTGGCCAAATACAGCGATGCCCAAACCGCCAAATTCGATGGTGGTATGATCCAGTCCAAAACCGGTGAAGGCACCCTGCTCTCCATTGATCAGCTCGACGATCCCTCCGAAAGAGATATCGTACTGATGCTCGATACCCTGAAACCAGGCCAGATCTCCGCACCCGTATCCTTTACGGATGACAACGGACGCGCCGGCGTAAGGATCGTTTACCTGAAAACACGGACCCAGCCGCACAGGGAAAACCTGACCGACGACTACTCCCGTATCCAGCAACGTACACTCGACATCAAACGTGCGGAAGCCATCAACAAATGGCTGGTAGAAAAAATACCTACTTTCTACGTACACGTAGATGATGAATATAAAAACTGTGCTCACATCAGCCAGTGGATGGCAGCCCTTGCCAAACAATAACGGTGATGCACAGTGATGCAAACTGATTCTCCTGAAGAGCGAAGATAAAAGCGTATTAGCTTTTGTTTTCGCTCTTCTTCTTTTCCTGATACCCCGCCATTTTGCCCCTCCCTTCACCACTTAACACGCACAATTCGTAATTCGCATTTTTTTGGCGTAACTTTGCACCTTCAATTTTCAGCGATGAGTGATGCGATCAAACATGAATGCGGCCTGGCATTTATAAGATTAAGAAAGCCGTTCTCTTATTACCAACAGAAATATGGAACTGTCTTCTATGGCTTGAACAAACTGTACCTGCTCATGGAAAAACAACACAACAGAGGCCAGGATGGCGCTGGTGTGGCAACGGTAAAACTCAACACAGAACCTGGTGTTCCCTTCATGCACAGGATTCGCAGCGCCGCCCCACAGGCTATCGGCGATGTTTTCAGTAAGATCAGGGAAGAGATACAGGAAATCGAAAAGTACCAGCCCGAAATCACCAAATACCCCGGACTCCTTAAAGGACATATCCGGTTCCTCGGTGAAAACCTGATGGGCCACCTCCGCTACGCTACCCAGGGCAAAAACAACGTGGAACTCTGCCACCCTTTTGTACGCTACAACACCATCCCTGCCCGCAACCTGGCCATGGCCGGAAACTTCAACCTGGTAAACGCCGACGAGCTCTTTAAATTTGTTCAGGTAAACCCTGGTGAAGTACATAAAAACAGCGACCTCGCCGCAATGCTCGAAACCGTTCATCACTTTCTTGCTAAAGAAGATGAAGAACACCGCAACGAGCTCAATGTTAAAAATATCCTGCAACAGGCATTCTCCCTGTTCGACGGCGGATACCACGCCTGTGGCCTTATCGGTACCGGCGACGCCTTCGTGATCCGCGATCCGAACGGCATCCGTCCTTCCTACTACTATATCAACGAAGACGTAATCGTAGCCGCCTCCGAAAGAGCCGCCATCCGCACTACCTTCAACGTAGGCGAAAATGAAGTGCTCGAACTCATGCCCGGCAACGCCCTCATCGTTAAAAATAACGGCGAGTACTCCATAGAACAAATCCTCGAACCCAAAGAACGCAAAGCCTGCTCCTTTGAAAGGATTTACTTCTCCCGTGGCAACGACGAAAAAATCTACAAGGAACGTACCTCCCTCGGCCGTAACCTGTCTGCCACCGTACTCAAAGCTATCGACAACGATCTCAGAAATACCATCTTCTCCTTCATCCCCAATACCGCCGAAGTAGCCTTCTACGGCCTCCTCAAAGGTCTGGAAGACTATCTCAACAAAATCAAGGTGGAAAGGATTCTCTCCTGGGATAAGGATTTTGATGAAGAGAAACTGACCGAAATGGTCAACCGTCGTATACGTATCGACAAAATCGCCATCAAAGACGTAAAAATGCGCACCTTCATTACGGAAGATTCCAGCCGTAATGAAATGGTACAGCACGTATATGATATCACCTACGGTACTGTAAGACCCGGCATCGACTCACTGGTAGTGATAGACGACTCCATCGTAAGAGGTACCACCCTCCGCGAAAGCATCATTAAAATGCTGGACCGCCTCGGGCCCAAACGTATCATCGTGGTGTCTTCTGCACCGCAGATCCGCTACCCCGACTGCTACGGTATCGACATGAGTAAAATGGGCGATTTTGTTGCCTTCCAGGCTGCCATCGCACTGTTGAAAGATCATGGCAAGGAACATATCCTGCAGGAAGCCTATGGCCTGTGTAAAGAGCTGCAACGCACCAATACACTCCATGCTCAGAACGTAGTGAAAAATGTTTATAAACCTTTCACACCTGAGCAGATTTCAGCTAAAATCGCTGAAATACTCACCCCGGAAGGCATCAACGCCAATGTGGAAGTCATCTACCAGTCTATCGAAAGCCTCCACGAAGCCTGCCCCAACAATCTGGGCGACTGGTACTTCACCGGAGACTATCCGACCCCTGGCGGCAACCGCGTGGTAAACAAAGCCTTCATGAACTTCATGGAAGGTAAAAACGAAAGAGGATACTAGTTTTCATCAACATAAAAAAAAGCGAAGACCACCGATGGTCTTCGCTTT
Encoded proteins:
- a CDS encoding peptidylprolyl isomerase; translated protein: MKKLLALSAGTLLLWQAAVAQRLVADKIIGVVGDKIILKSDMDGALADQQRNSPDGTISHQAPCNTMEMLISQKVMVLQAERDSLPVSDGEVEAQMENRIRYFEQLYGTKEKMKEITGYSVYQLRERFRQPIKEGLLAQAMRNKVVEPVKVTPSEVKRYFDAIPKDSLHFYESELEIGQIVLIPKATREMDNYAIERLQDFKKRVLNKESDFGSLAILYSEDPGVKENKGVYVMNRGDKQWDADFMAAAFRLKEGEISSPVKSQFGYHLIQMLKRSGDNVTVQHILLKAAVTKADLSAATSKLDSIRTLIVNNKTTFSEAVAKYSDAQTAKFDGGMIQSKTGEGTLLSIDQLDDPSERDIVLMLDTLKPGQISAPVSFTDDNGRAGVRIVYLKTRTQPHRENLTDDYSRIQQRTLDIKRAEAINKWLVEKIPTFYVHVDDEYKNCAHISQWMAALAKQ
- a CDS encoding amidophosphoribosyltransferase codes for the protein MEKQHNRGQDGAGVATVKLNTEPGVPFMHRIRSAAPQAIGDVFSKIREEIQEIEKYQPEITKYPGLLKGHIRFLGENLMGHLRYATQGKNNVELCHPFVRYNTIPARNLAMAGNFNLVNADELFKFVQVNPGEVHKNSDLAAMLETVHHFLAKEDEEHRNELNVKNILQQAFSLFDGGYHACGLIGTGDAFVIRDPNGIRPSYYYINEDVIVAASERAAIRTTFNVGENEVLELMPGNALIVKNNGEYSIEQILEPKERKACSFERIYFSRGNDEKIYKERTSLGRNLSATVLKAIDNDLRNTIFSFIPNTAEVAFYGLLKGLEDYLNKIKVERILSWDKDFDEEKLTEMVNRRIRIDKIAIKDVKMRTFITEDSSRNEMVQHVYDITYGTVRPGIDSLVVIDDSIVRGTTLRESIIKMLDRLGPKRIIVVSSAPQIRYPDCYGIDMSKMGDFVAFQAAIALLKDHGKEHILQEAYGLCKELQRTNTLHAQNVVKNVYKPFTPEQISAKIAEILTPEGINANVEVIYQSIESLHEACPNNLGDWYFTGDYPTPGGNRVVNKAFMNFMEGKNERGY